From one Leishmania infantum JPCM5 genome chromosome 29 genomic stretch:
- a CDS encoding putative histone H2A — MVVCSIFFLLFLSMLPLPPLSRRLAETASMANAPNQTHAHTSFSAPLHSAALTDLLVFCFSLPLPPLQPTHRSHGYSSQRQEGRPQERLQVREMWSDLPGGPRRRDDAPRPVRSPHRCLWRRVPGCRAGVPDCGAAGAVREGGRAEREEAVPPEPAHRDAGCAPRRRHRHASEERDLVSQRRCAEHQQGDGKEEGRQEGQGDTERLDHTYPSLSLADRGQGVCALLCGSERCTGLRACTT, encoded by the coding sequence ATGGTCGTTTGctcaattttttttttgcttttcctttcgatgctcccgctgccaccgctgtcgcggcggctCGCCGAAACCGCTTCGATGGCAAACGCGCCGAAtcaaacacacgcacacacttcCTTCTCAGCACCGTTGCACTCTGCCGCTTTGACCGACCTTCtcgttttctgtttttcactccctctccctcccctccaaCCTACCCATCGCAGCCATGGCTACTCCTCGCAGCGCCAAGAAGGCCGCCCGCAAGAGCGGCTCCAAGTCCGCGAAATGTGGTCTGATCTTCCCGGTGGGCCGCGTCGGCGGGATGATGCGCCGCGGCCAGTACGCTCGCCGCATCGGTGTCTCTGGCGCCGTGTACCTGGCTGCCGTGCTGGAGTACCTGactgcggagctgctggagctgtccgtgaaggcggccgcgcagaGCGGGAAgaagcggtgccgcctgaACCCGCGCACCGTGATGCTGGCTGCgcgccacgacgacgacatcgGCATGCTTCTGAAGAACGTGACCTTGTCTCACAGCGGCGTTGTGCCGAACATCAGCAAGGCGATGGCAAAGAAGAAGGGCGGCAAGAAGGGCAAGGCGACACCGAGCGCTTAGATCACACCTacccctctctttctctcgctgaTAGGGGAcagggtgtgtgtgcgttgctgTGTGGGAGCGAGAGGTGCACGggtctgcgcgcgtgcactaCGTAA
- a CDS encoding putative histone H2A codes for MWSDLPGGPRRRDDAPRPVRSPHRCLWRRVPGCRAGVPDCGAAGAVREGGRAEREEAVPPEPAHRDAGCAPRRRHRHASEERDLVSQRRCAEHQQGDGKEEGRQEGQGDTERLDHTYPSLSLADRGQGVCALLCGSERCTGLRACTT; via the coding sequence ATGTGGTCTGATCTTCCCGGTGGGCCGCGTCGGCGGGATGATGCGCCGCGGCCAGTACGCTCGCCGCATCGGTGTCTCTGGCGCCGTGTACCTGGCTGCCGTGCTGGAGTACCTGactgcggagctgctggagctgtccgtgaaggcggccgcgcagaGCGGGAAgaagcggtgccgcctgaACCCGCGCACCGTGATGCTGGCTGCgcgccacgacgacgacatcgGCATGCTTCTGAAGAACGTGACCTTGTCTCACAGCGGCGTTGTGCCGAACATCAGCAAGGCGATGGCAAAGAAGAAGGGCGGCAAGAAGGGCAAGGCGACACCGAACGCTTAGATCACACCTacccctctctttctctcgctgaTAGGGGAcagggtgtgtgtgcgttgctgTGTGGGAGCGAGAGGTGCACGggtctgcgcgcgtgcactaCGTAA